In Saccharothrix violaceirubra, the following are encoded in one genomic region:
- a CDS encoding PEP/pyruvate-binding domain-containing protein has protein sequence MSHVHPLVPAPVRLVGAKAQGLATMLGLGLPVPPGVVVDTAACREFLGSGRLPTGLLAELTAAVPDGPLSVRSGAAVSMPGMMSTILDVDRAHLESAVEAVFSSWNTPRARTYRALHDIPHGLGTAAVVQAMVFGDRDPHSGTGVAFSRDPNTGAPTPYGEVLFGHRGTDVVSGSHLTSPLAALDREPGVWHDLRSALATLEGHYRDVCSVEFTFESGKLWLLQARAGGLVGTAAVRAAVDLAREGRIDRTRAVLRVDPRDLAEVPRIADPTPLLGRGTGAVPGVAVGRVATTADRAARTTGPVILVRPETSPLDLHGMAASVGIVTARGGPTSHAAVVARAAGTPAVVGVRDLVVHEGEARFGSTVVRDGTVIAVDGGGGLVVEGRPDITTSPSTHMRTLLAWADEISGTTFPSAPERLATAHSALRTT, from the coding sequence GTGAGCCACGTCCACCCCCTTGTCCCCGCACCGGTACGACTTGTCGGTGCCAAGGCACAGGGCCTGGCCACCATGCTGGGCCTGGGCCTTCCCGTGCCGCCCGGCGTCGTCGTGGACACGGCCGCGTGCCGGGAGTTCCTGGGCTCGGGCCGGTTGCCGACGGGCCTGCTCGCCGAGCTGACCGCCGCCGTGCCCGACGGGCCGCTGTCGGTCCGCTCGGGCGCGGCCGTGTCGATGCCGGGGATGATGTCCACGATCCTGGACGTGGACCGCGCGCACCTGGAAAGCGCGGTCGAGGCCGTGTTCTCGTCCTGGAACACGCCGCGTGCGCGGACCTACCGCGCCCTGCACGACATCCCGCACGGCCTGGGCACGGCAGCGGTCGTCCAGGCCATGGTCTTCGGCGACCGGGACCCGCACAGCGGCACCGGGGTGGCGTTCAGCCGCGACCCGAACACCGGCGCTCCCACACCGTACGGCGAAGTCCTTTTCGGACACCGGGGCACGGACGTGGTGTCCGGCAGCCACCTCACGTCGCCGCTCGCGGCGCTGGACCGCGAACCCGGCGTGTGGCACGACCTGCGGTCCGCTTTGGCGACGCTGGAGGGGCACTACCGCGACGTGTGTTCCGTGGAGTTCACCTTCGAGTCCGGGAAGCTCTGGCTCCTCCAGGCCCGAGCGGGTGGACTGGTCGGCACGGCGGCCGTGCGCGCGGCGGTCGACCTCGCGCGGGAGGGTCGGATCGACCGGACGAGGGCGGTACTCCGCGTCGATCCCCGGGATCTGGCGGAGGTCCCCCGCATCGCCGACCCGACCCCGCTGCTGGGCCGCGGCACCGGCGCCGTACCCGGCGTCGCCGTGGGCCGCGTGGCCACGACCGCGGACCGGGCCGCGCGGACGACCGGGCCGGTGATCCTGGTCCGCCCGGAGACGTCCCCGCTGGACCTGCACGGCATGGCCGCGTCGGTCGGCATCGTCACCGCACGCGGCGGTCCGACCAGCCACGCCGCCGTGGTGGCCCGCGCCGCCGGGACCCCGGCCGTGGTCGGTGTCCGTGACCTGGTCGTCCACGAAGGCGAGGCCCGCTTCGGGTCGACCGTGGTCCGCGACGGGACCGTGATCGCGGTGGACGGCGGCGGCGGGCTGGTCGTCGAAGGACGGCCGGACATCACCACGTCGCCGTCCACGCACATGCGCACCTTGCTCGCGTGGGCGGACGAGATCTCGGGAACGACCTTCCCGTCGGCACCCGAACGCCTCGCCACCGCGCACTCCGCGCTCCGGACCACCTGA
- a CDS encoding Vgb family protein encodes MRRAKSLRHKHFRLAVLLALVAALVPGTASAATPIVEYGPVPSALPVGGVCEVEFDDTGALWIEQYLSGQVARFDPVSGTFANFSTPMPLSVPGGMDVAGDGLWLPQVTGNSLLRVDTTDGSMTEHLLPWANAFSLTALDIPLHTGLGLANDLAVGPDGALWFTLGGLDSIGRYDPATGEWGRYRVPGEILGQLGALFGIIKPGPGRTVLFNLPQLNKVATIDVDTKAFTQYTMPTPASYPVGVRTAGDGTIWVGESLGMKIANIDPVTGRIVEYPLSGLGGILNSVLAGLGIGSVGNPLPMAGPIAEAADGRIYFSVSFPAAFGLGNQIARFDPTTRQVRMWPTPSSASYPCDVNVTSPDAVWFGLLTPNRIGKLPLSTP; translated from the coding sequence ATGCGACGAGCGAAAAGCTTGCGACACAAGCACTTCCGACTGGCCGTGCTCCTGGCACTGGTCGCGGCCCTCGTCCCGGGCACGGCGTCGGCCGCGACCCCGATCGTCGAGTACGGCCCGGTGCCGTCGGCACTGCCGGTGGGCGGGGTCTGCGAGGTCGAGTTCGACGACACCGGCGCGCTGTGGATCGAGCAGTACCTGAGCGGCCAGGTCGCCCGCTTCGACCCGGTGTCCGGCACCTTCGCGAACTTCTCCACACCGATGCCGCTGTCCGTGCCGGGCGGCATGGACGTGGCCGGCGACGGCCTGTGGCTGCCGCAGGTCACCGGCAACAGCCTGCTCCGCGTCGACACGACCGACGGCTCGATGACCGAACACCTCCTGCCGTGGGCGAACGCGTTCAGCCTGACCGCCCTGGACATCCCCCTGCACACCGGGCTCGGCCTGGCCAACGACCTCGCCGTCGGCCCGGACGGTGCGCTGTGGTTCACGCTCGGCGGGCTCGACTCGATCGGCCGCTACGACCCGGCCACCGGGGAGTGGGGCAGGTACCGCGTGCCGGGTGAGATCCTCGGGCAGCTCGGCGCCCTGTTCGGCATCATCAAGCCGGGGCCGGGGCGGACCGTGCTGTTCAACCTGCCGCAGCTGAACAAGGTCGCGACGATCGACGTCGACACCAAGGCGTTCACGCAGTACACGATGCCCACCCCGGCGTCGTACCCGGTAGGCGTCCGCACGGCGGGCGACGGCACGATCTGGGTCGGCGAGTCGCTGGGCATGAAGATCGCGAACATCGACCCCGTCACCGGACGCATCGTCGAGTACCCGCTGTCCGGCCTCGGCGGCATCCTGAACAGCGTGTTGGCGGGTCTGGGCATCGGCAGCGTCGGCAACCCGCTGCCCATGGCCGGTCCGATCGCCGAGGCGGCGGACGGCCGGATCTACTTCTCGGTGAGCTTCCCGGCCGCGTTCGGCCTGGGCAACCAGATCGCCCGCTTCGACCCGACCACCCGCCAGGTCCGCATGTGGCCCACCCCGTCGTCGGCCTCGTACCCGTGCGACGTCAACGTCACCAGCCCGGACGCCGTGTGGTTCGGCCTGCTCACCCCGAACCGGATCGGAAAGCTCCCGCTGTCCACGCCGTGA
- a CDS encoding maltokinase N-terminal cap-like domain-containing protein has translation MIPGLADWLPRQRWFPGEDAGEVRVVRAEPFADGGVLAIVDTALGRFHVPVGIRTSADVPAGAVIGTADGLVHFDALADPELVVGLYEAVAAGRPGAVAFRPEPGAELPLPVSVRAMGVEQSNTSVVIGGHSVLKVFRRVWPGENPDVTLHRVLRESPYVPDLLGTFALDGTDTLGLVESFVADAVEGWSAALDDLGHVLAGRSRDLDLVGGLGRLGVAVAGVHGRLGRALGFSRLSPDTTADRFLGRLDDTLAVAPELAPHASALRVLLDERVRSAEPAVAHRVHGDLHLGQVLLSSGQWTLLDFEGEPSASPTERARADSPLRDVAGMLRSFDYVAGHHRLDASTWSADHERRSRDWVRDARRAFLTGYSGHSAVDLKASKALLRAYELDKALYEVRYESANRPEWRTVPLRAVRDLIGPVG, from the coding sequence GTGATCCCCGGACTGGCGGACTGGCTGCCCCGGCAGCGCTGGTTCCCCGGCGAGGACGCGGGCGAGGTGCGCGTGGTGCGGGCCGAGCCGTTCGCGGACGGCGGCGTACTGGCCATTGTGGACACCGCACTGGGACGGTTCCACGTGCCCGTGGGCATCCGCACGTCGGCCGACGTGCCCGCCGGGGCGGTGATCGGCACGGCGGACGGCCTGGTGCACTTCGACGCCTTGGCCGACCCGGAGCTGGTGGTCGGGCTGTACGAGGCGGTGGCCGCCGGACGGCCCGGTGCCGTGGCGTTCCGCCCGGAACCCGGCGCCGAACTGCCGCTGCCGGTGTCCGTGCGGGCGATGGGCGTGGAGCAGTCGAACACCTCGGTGGTGATCGGCGGGCACAGCGTGCTCAAGGTGTTCCGGCGCGTGTGGCCGGGGGAGAACCCGGACGTGACGTTGCACCGCGTGTTGCGGGAAAGTCCTTACGTGCCGGACCTGCTGGGCACGTTCGCGTTGGACGGCACGGACACGCTCGGCCTGGTCGAGTCGTTCGTCGCGGACGCGGTCGAGGGCTGGTCGGCGGCCCTGGACGACCTCGGGCACGTGCTCGCGGGCCGGTCGCGCGACCTGGACCTGGTCGGCGGGCTCGGTCGGCTCGGGGTCGCGGTGGCGGGGGTGCACGGTCGGCTCGGCCGGGCGCTGGGCTTCTCCCGCCTGTCGCCGGACACCACCGCCGACCGGTTCCTCGGCCGGCTCGACGACACCTTGGCCGTGGCACCGGAGTTGGCGCCGCACGCGTCCGCGCTGCGGGTGCTGCTCGACGAACGGGTGCGGTCCGCCGAACCGGCCGTGGCGCACCGGGTGCACGGCGACCTGCACCTGGGCCAGGTGCTGCTCTCCTCTGGCCAGTGGACGCTGCTGGACTTCGAAGGCGAACCCAGCGCGTCGCCGACCGAACGGGCACGGGCGGACTCGCCGCTGCGCGACGTGGCCGGGATGCTGCGGTCGTTCGACTACGTGGCGGGCCACCACCGGCTCGACGCGTCGACGTGGTCGGCCGACCACGAACGCCGGTCGCGCGACTGGGTGCGTGACGCCCGGCGCGCGTTCCTCACCGGCTACTCCGGCCACTCGGCCGTGGACCTCAAAGCGTCGAAGGCGTTGTTGCGGGCTTACGAGCTGGACAAGGCGTTGTACGAGGTGCGCTACGAGTCGGCCAACCGGCCGGAGTGGCGGACCGTGCCCCTGCGGGCGGTCCGCGACCTGATCGGACCCGTGGGCTGA
- the treS gene encoding maltose alpha-D-glucosyltransferase: protein MSQADDWFKSAVFYEVLVRAFSDSDGDGFGDLRGLASRLDYLQWLGVDCLWLPPFYDSPLRDGGYDIRDFHTVLPEFGTVEDFVHLLEEAHRRGIRVITDLVLNHTSDAHHWFQESRRDPDGPYGDFYVWSDDDTKYADARIIFVDTETSNWTFDPVRKQFYWHRFFSHQPDLNFDNPAVRDAMLDVMRFWLDLGIDGFRLDAVPYLFEREGTSGENLPETHDFLRLCRKVVDDEYPGRVLLAEANQWPTDVVDYFGDPDVGGDECHMAFHFPLMPRLFMAVRQETREPISEILAATPEIPSGTQWGIFLRNHDELTLEMVSDEERAFMYAEYAKDPRMKANIGIRRRLAPLLDNDRDRQELFTAMLLSLPGSPVLYYGDEIGMGDNIWLPDRDGVRTPMQWTPDRNAGFGTGDPGRLYLPVVSDAVYGYQATNVEAQLGSPGSLLHWTKRMIEVRRGHPAFGLGGFRELRPDNVAVLAYLREHGDDVVLCVNNLSARPQPVDLDLGGFAGRTVTELTGGVDFPVVGAAPYRITVPGHGFFWFAIGAAA, encoded by the coding sequence ATGAGCCAGGCGGACGACTGGTTCAAGAGCGCGGTGTTCTACGAGGTGCTCGTGCGCGCGTTCAGCGACTCGGACGGCGACGGCTTCGGCGACCTGCGCGGCCTCGCGTCCCGCCTGGACTACCTGCAATGGCTGGGCGTGGACTGCCTGTGGCTGCCGCCGTTCTACGACTCGCCGTTGCGCGACGGCGGCTACGACATCCGCGACTTCCACACGGTGCTGCCGGAGTTCGGCACGGTCGAGGACTTCGTGCACCTGCTGGAGGAGGCGCACCGCCGGGGCATCCGCGTGATCACGGACCTGGTGCTCAACCACACCTCGGACGCGCACCACTGGTTCCAGGAGTCGCGCCGCGACCCCGACGGCCCGTACGGCGACTTCTACGTGTGGAGCGACGACGACACGAAGTACGCCGACGCGCGGATCATCTTCGTCGACACCGAGACGTCCAACTGGACGTTCGACCCGGTGCGCAAGCAGTTCTACTGGCACCGGTTCTTCTCCCACCAGCCCGACCTGAACTTCGACAACCCGGCCGTGCGGGACGCGATGCTCGACGTCATGCGGTTCTGGCTCGACCTGGGCATCGACGGCTTCCGGCTCGACGCCGTGCCCTACCTGTTCGAGCGTGAAGGCACCAGCGGCGAGAACCTGCCGGAGACGCACGACTTCCTGCGGCTGTGCCGCAAGGTCGTCGACGACGAGTACCCCGGCCGGGTGCTGCTGGCCGAGGCCAACCAATGGCCGACCGACGTCGTGGACTACTTCGGCGACCCGGACGTGGGTGGCGACGAGTGCCACATGGCGTTCCACTTCCCGCTCATGCCCCGGCTGTTCATGGCCGTGCGGCAGGAGACCCGCGAGCCGATCTCGGAGATCCTCGCGGCCACGCCGGAGATCCCGTCCGGCACCCAGTGGGGCATCTTCCTGCGCAACCACGACGAGCTGACGCTGGAGATGGTCAGCGACGAGGAACGGGCCTTCATGTACGCGGAGTACGCGAAGGACCCGCGCATGAAGGCCAACATCGGCATCCGGCGACGGCTCGCGCCCCTGCTGGACAACGACCGCGACCGGCAGGAGCTGTTCACGGCCATGCTGCTGTCGCTGCCCGGTTCGCCGGTGCTGTACTACGGCGACGAGATCGGCATGGGCGACAACATCTGGTTGCCCGACCGCGACGGCGTGCGCACGCCCATGCAGTGGACGCCCGACCGCAACGCCGGGTTCGGCACCGGCGACCCGGGCCGGCTCTACCTGCCGGTCGTGTCGGACGCCGTCTACGGCTACCAGGCCACGAACGTCGAGGCGCAGCTCGGCAGCCCCGGCTCGCTGCTGCACTGGACGAAGCGCATGATCGAGGTCCGCCGCGGGCACCCCGCGTTCGGGCTCGGCGGTTTCCGCGAACTGCGCCCGGACAACGTCGCCGTGCTCGCCTACCTGCGCGAGCACGGCGACGACGTGGTGCTGTGCGTCAACAACCTGTCCGCCCGACCGCAGCCGGTCGACCTGGACCTCGGCGGGTTCGCCGGGCGGACGGTCACCGAACTGACCGGCGGCGTGGACTTCCCGGTCGTCGGCGCCGCGCCGTACCGGATCACCGTGCCCGGCCACGGGTTCTTCTGGTTCGCGATCGGGGCGGCGGCGTGA
- a CDS encoding maltotransferase domain-containing protein: MDGDTTPGRLVVDDVSPVVSSGRWPAKAVVGQHVTVAAEVWREGHDAVAATVVWSGPDGVRRETRMRSTDPGSDRWAAVIVPDAVGEWEFRIDAWSDPWSTWTHAVRAKVDAGQDATELANDLEIGARLLDAAAAGEGVSTRLRDETLPLAERLAAAFDPTVLAHLDEFPVRELVTEGTPLTLWVDRPRAAFGSWYEFFPRSTGGVDAAGRPVHGTFRTAATGLERVAAMGFDVVYLPPIHPIGEVNRKGRDNTLDPGPDDVGSPWAIGSAHGGHDAIHPELGTVADFEAFVAEADRLGIEVALDLALQCAPDHPWVVEHPEWFTRLPDGTIAFAENPPKKYQDIYPLDFDEDPGGLYAAVLRVVRYWIDRGVRIFRVDNPHTKPPDFWAWLIDRVHHDRPDVLFLAEAFTRPARLYGLARLGFTQSYTYFTWRDDKAELTDFGRELLAHAHESRPNLFVNTPDILPVPLHDAGPAAFAIRAALAATLSPTWGVYSGFELFEGEPVRPGSEEYAHSEKYELRPRDFAAARAEGRSLEPWLALLNRVRRAHPALWSLHGLTFHDVDNPKLIAYSKRDPATGDTVLVVVTLDPDHPQEGTLTPDHTALGAERDFIVRDEVTGQVWEWGERVYVRLDPARAVAHVAAVVSR; encoded by the coding sequence ATGGACGGTGACACGACGCCGGGGAGGCTCGTCGTCGACGACGTCTCGCCGGTGGTGTCGTCGGGACGGTGGCCGGCGAAGGCCGTGGTGGGACAGCACGTGACCGTGGCCGCCGAGGTCTGGCGCGAAGGGCACGACGCGGTCGCGGCGACCGTGGTGTGGTCCGGACCGGACGGCGTCCGGCGGGAGACCCGGATGCGGTCGACGGACCCCGGATCGGACCGCTGGGCCGCGGTGATCGTGCCCGACGCCGTCGGTGAGTGGGAGTTCCGGATCGACGCTTGGTCCGATCCCTGGTCGACGTGGACGCACGCGGTGCGCGCCAAGGTCGATGCCGGACAGGACGCGACCGAACTGGCCAACGACCTGGAGATCGGCGCCCGCCTGCTCGACGCGGCGGCGGCCGGCGAAGGGGTCTCGACCCGGTTGCGCGATGAGACGCTGCCGTTGGCCGAAAGGCTCGCCGCCGCGTTCGACCCGACGGTGCTCGCCCACCTCGACGAGTTCCCGGTGCGCGAACTCGTCACGGAGGGCACGCCGCTGACGCTGTGGGTCGACCGACCCCGGGCCGCTTTCGGTTCGTGGTACGAGTTCTTCCCGCGCTCCACGGGTGGCGTCGACGCGGCCGGGCGGCCGGTGCACGGCACGTTCCGCACGGCCGCGACCGGGCTGGAACGGGTGGCCGCCATGGGCTTCGACGTGGTCTACCTGCCGCCGATCCACCCGATCGGCGAGGTCAACCGCAAGGGGCGGGACAACACGCTCGACCCCGGACCCGACGACGTCGGCTCGCCCTGGGCCATCGGGTCGGCGCACGGCGGCCACGACGCGATCCACCCGGAGCTGGGCACGGTCGCCGACTTCGAGGCGTTCGTCGCCGAGGCGGACCGGCTGGGCATCGAGGTGGCGCTCGACCTGGCCCTGCAATGCGCGCCCGACCACCCGTGGGTCGTCGAGCACCCGGAGTGGTTCACGCGACTGCCCGACGGCACGATCGCGTTCGCGGAGAACCCGCCCAAGAAGTACCAGGACATCTACCCGCTGGACTTCGACGAGGACCCGGGCGGCCTGTACGCGGCGGTGCTGCGCGTGGTCCGGTACTGGATCGACCGGGGTGTGCGGATCTTCCGGGTCGACAACCCGCACACCAAGCCGCCGGACTTCTGGGCGTGGCTGATCGACCGCGTCCACCACGACCGGCCGGACGTGCTGTTCCTGGCCGAGGCGTTCACCCGGCCCGCGCGGCTGTACGGGTTGGCCCGCCTCGGTTTCACCCAGTCCTACACCTACTTCACATGGCGCGACGACAAGGCGGAGCTGACCGACTTCGGCCGCGAGCTGCTCGCCCACGCCCACGAGTCGCGGCCCAACCTGTTCGTGAACACCCCCGACATCCTGCCCGTGCCGCTGCACGACGCCGGACCGGCGGCGTTCGCCATCCGCGCCGCGCTCGCCGCGACGCTGTCCCCGACGTGGGGTGTCTACTCGGGTTTCGAGCTGTTCGAGGGCGAACCGGTCCGACCCGGCAGCGAGGAGTACGCGCACTCGGAGAAGTACGAGCTGCGGCCCCGCGACTTCGCCGCCGCGCGCGCCGAGGGCCGGTCGCTCGAACCGTGGCTGGCGCTGCTCAACCGCGTCCGCCGCGCGCACCCGGCCCTGTGGTCGTTGCACGGCTTGACCTTCCACGACGTCGACAACCCGAAGCTGATCGCCTATTCCAAGCGTGACCCCGCGACCGGCGACACCGTGCTGGTCGTGGTGACCCTCGACCCCGACCACCCGCAGGAGGGCACCTTGACCCCCGACCACACCGCGTTGGGCGCCGAGCGCGACTTCATCGTCCGCGACGAGGTCACCGGCCAGGTGTGGGAGTGGGGCGAGCGGGTGTACGTCAGGCTCGACCCGGCGCGGGCCGTCGCCCACGTCGCCGCGGTGGTGTCCCGATGA
- a CDS encoding transcriptional regulator, whose product MSEHPTGDLDDVVRQRDRLGILTIANEADRVEFGYLRSTLDRTAGNLSRHISVLEQADLVEAAKGYEGKRPRTWITISRAGRAAPAREMAVLRALLTRHDDA is encoded by the coding sequence GTGAGCGAACACCCGACCGGCGACCTCGACGACGTGGTGCGCCAGCGTGATCGACTGGGCATCCTCACGATCGCCAACGAGGCCGACCGCGTGGAGTTCGGCTACCTGCGGTCGACCCTGGACCGGACCGCCGGCAACCTGTCCCGGCACATCAGCGTGCTGGAGCAGGCGGACCTGGTCGAGGCGGCCAAGGGCTACGAGGGCAAGCGGCCCCGCACGTGGATCACCATCTCCCGGGCCGGACGCGCGGCGCCGGCCCGGGAGATGGCCGTCCTACGCGCTTTGCTCACCCGCCACGACGACGCCTGA
- a CDS encoding YbaB/EbfC family nucleoid-associated protein, with protein sequence MRHDPPAGTDPHRYLADFEQQLQQARQRIEAVNAAFRAARTTSTSRDGAVTVTVASGGRIESLRLTPKAIELGYATLAATITDTIRTAQVGAARMIEDAVRPVLGDGEGMDFLREQVERGITAIDSTAAPTDRPARKTSRNDDDYYDGPVLR encoded by the coding sequence ATGCGCCACGACCCACCAGCCGGGACCGATCCACACCGGTACTTAGCCGACTTCGAGCAGCAGTTGCAGCAGGCCCGACAGCGGATCGAGGCCGTGAACGCCGCGTTCCGCGCCGCCCGCACGACGTCCACCAGCCGCGACGGCGCCGTGACCGTGACGGTCGCCTCGGGTGGCCGCATCGAGTCGTTGCGCCTGACGCCCAAGGCGATCGAGCTGGGCTACGCGACACTGGCCGCGACCATCACCGACACCATCCGCACGGCGCAGGTCGGCGCCGCCCGGATGATCGAGGACGCCGTCCGCCCGGTCCTGGGCGACGGCGAGGGCATGGACTTCCTGCGCGAGCAGGTGGAGCGCGGCATCACCGCGATCGACTCGACCGCGGCGCCGACGGACCGCCCGGCCCGCAAGACCTCCCGGAACGACGACGACTACTACGACGGACCGGTCCTGCGATGA
- a CDS encoding type VII secretion target: MTGFGTSADNLDEHADYIEDVLAPDVREAVEAAGRVKLGDDSMGLLCQVYSFVFDEELDTARDLLRKLPDALDATAGDLHATATGYRTVDSGESTNLDGMNR; this comes from the coding sequence ATGACCGGCTTCGGTACCAGCGCCGACAACCTGGACGAGCACGCGGACTACATCGAGGACGTGCTGGCCCCGGACGTCAGGGAGGCCGTCGAGGCGGCGGGACGGGTAAAGCTCGGCGACGACTCGATGGGCCTGCTCTGCCAGGTGTACTCGTTCGTCTTCGACGAGGAACTCGACACGGCCCGGGACCTGCTCAGGAAGCTGCCCGACGCCCTGGACGCCACCGCCGGCGACCTGCACGCGACGGCCACCGGCTACCGCACGGTGGACTCGGGCGAGAGCACGAACCTGGACGGGATGAACCGATGA
- a CDS encoding WXG100-like domain-containing protein — protein sequence MTDNELVAPVKDDGKVLAGAGIFDTAEDIGRNVFATRSDDDSGRAKEIDEIAAAIDGIAMSLGVVGVIADPLGSLASSAVGWIIENVSWIRKPFDDLAGDPPAVEAVANTWKNISERLAQVAGQYQENRTEVVDWRGTSAASYGEHASKLGGQLTNASESAKDASSAIKLAGAAVAATRALIRDVLAELAGTLITWGIPAPASAVPTAGASIAAFVTRAVTKAIEIGGRIAQFLKKLFTIMDTLSALAKRMGGSMRGRADELADMARVSPNTPVGNQRAADLMHASTTRASRADSLDGAGDTLAGGAQRGRDAMDNVTNKADALADNWNRRASDWADRVKQNGPNRRQKVQDVYDKLGSPSMNTRSADMPDSRWAWLTKADNATGNGILSGQNWVRAARTFDLGHLMPAWGDVISPIREGLKELNKAFLAEDYEKAKEHHRNRGDQVFLPYRNREEKR from the coding sequence ATGACGGACAACGAACTCGTCGCCCCGGTCAAGGACGACGGAAAAGTTCTCGCCGGGGCCGGAATCTTCGACACGGCCGAAGACATCGGTCGCAATGTCTTCGCGACGAGAAGCGACGACGACAGTGGGCGAGCCAAGGAGATCGACGAGATCGCCGCGGCCATCGACGGCATCGCGATGAGCTTGGGTGTCGTCGGTGTCATCGCCGATCCGCTCGGTTCGCTGGCCTCCAGCGCGGTCGGCTGGATCATCGAGAACGTGAGCTGGATCCGGAAGCCGTTCGACGACCTGGCGGGTGATCCGCCTGCCGTCGAAGCGGTCGCCAACACGTGGAAGAACATTTCCGAACGCTTGGCGCAGGTCGCGGGCCAGTACCAGGAGAACCGCACAGAAGTGGTCGACTGGCGCGGCACGTCGGCCGCCTCCTACGGCGAGCACGCGTCGAAGCTCGGCGGGCAACTCACGAACGCGTCGGAGTCGGCCAAAGACGCGTCGTCCGCGATCAAGCTCGCCGGGGCGGCGGTCGCCGCCACCCGGGCACTCATCCGGGACGTACTCGCGGAACTGGCGGGCACGCTGATCACCTGGGGCATCCCGGCGCCGGCCTCGGCCGTGCCCACCGCAGGTGCCTCCATCGCCGCGTTCGTGACCCGCGCGGTCACCAAGGCGATCGAGATCGGCGGCCGGATCGCCCAGTTCCTCAAGAAACTGTTCACGATCATGGACACGCTCTCCGCATTGGCCAAGCGGATGGGTGGCAGCATGCGCGGCCGGGCCGACGAACTCGCGGACATGGCCCGTGTGTCACCCAACACCCCGGTCGGCAACCAACGGGCCGCCGACCTGATGCACGCCTCCACCACCCGCGCCTCCCGCGCCGATTCACTGGACGGCGCGGGCGACACCCTCGCCGGCGGTGCGCAACGCGGACGTGACGCCATGGACAACGTCACGAACAAGGCCGATGCCCTGGCCGACAACTGGAACAGGCGCGCAAGCGACTGGGCCGACCGCGTGAAACAGAACGGCCCGAACAGGCGGCAGAAGGTCCAGGACGTCTACGACAAACTCGGCAGCCCGTCGATGAACACCCGCAGCGCCGACATGCCCGACTCCCGCTGGGCATGGTTGACGAAGGCGGACAACGCCACCGGAAACGGCATCCTGTCCGGCCAGAACTGGGTCCGGGCGGCGCGCACGTTCGATCTGGGCCACCTGATGCCCGCCTGGGGCGACGTCATCTCCCCGATCCGGGAAGGGCTCAAAGAGCTGAACAAAGCGTTCTTGGCAGAGGATTACGAGAAGGCCAAGGAGCACCACCGCAACCGGGGCGACCAGGTCTTCCTGCCCTACCGCAACCGCGAAGAAAAACGATGA